The sequence GAAAAAGTGTTCCATTGAAAATGCTTCTGCACCTGCATTACATTCTGTTGAAGCTTCACATAGTGATCATACtctatttcttcaagaatttgctTTAGTTTTGGAATGTCAAGGGATGAAACAATGACAGAGAAACTTTTCCAGTTGAGAATGTCAGCGAATGGGAGATCATAATGATCGGCCAATATCACTGGAACACAACCGTAGTAAATAGCGTCACTAACTCGGGCTGTGTTAATCTCAAAACCTTTAGCATGAATGCAGTATTTGCTGCCCAATAAGGCCTCCGAGTACGGCGTTTTCATGCGGCCCCGATGGACGATGATCTCCGAATCATTTTTCCATGTTTCAACCAAGTTTTCACGTACTCTCGAGTTCATTGCTCCAGCGAAAAAAGCTAGCTTTTTCCTAAAGTTTCATGGCTTCCAaacaaattataataaaataaaaatgaacaagaaaagataaaatatcatTTAGATGACTTGATTGcctgaaaaaatatttaatactgaTAGAGTATAAAATCTAAACTCTTTTGTTTTATAGGATTGTGTTTTCCTGCTGCGaaatttagaaagaaagaaagactTCAAAGTCTTAACACATATCATGTGAATTCTTTTACAAAAAATATCCAAGAACTTATTACTATTATATTAGAAATGGGCTAGTTAAAACATGTTTGGTTAAAGTCAATAATTATTAAGGGGATTTTTGTCTTCTCATTAACTGTCTCCACGTGTTACAACCAAAAGGAGAGTTTGATATGTCAGATTGCATTTGTGTCTGAAAAACTCCACCTATTTTCTTCTAagcatttcttttccttttgttcTATTCTAgttgttttcttttaaatttaaaattaatataattacaaCAAATGCTATTCTTTCTTCCATCTCCCACCGCATCTTTGTTCTACTAGAGGTAATATGGTTATAAGAGCAAGGACATGATTCTATTTAGAATATACTAGAAAGGTGTCACATAAAATATGGGCATTATAAAACTGAAATATATCTAACAACAGAAAAAAATGAGGGAGGTCGAGAAGGAAATGCACCTCAGTGAAGGACCATTTATAGTGGTTGCTCCTTTCCTAGGCCAAATTTGAGGAATAGAAGCATCTTTATGAGGAACATAACCTGATAGGTAGTAACTTGAAGAACAAACCACTTGGATAGAATTTAACTTGACATGAATAGCTTTCTCCATTGCGGACCTTCCAACAGAATGACAAGCAACATAGAAATGGTCAGCCCCTCCTGACCTATTCCAATAGGGGTATTTTTCACTAATCTCAACAAcatattttttcacaaaatcttGAATACCACCAACTCCTACCCGTTTGTCATTTCTCAGACTTGCTATAGAAAATGGAAGATAAAATAAGTCTGCTTCTTTGGGGTCATTTGTGATGAAATGGCTTTTATAAAGGGCTTTCTTGAAATAACTCTCACTTGCATAGTTCCCTGttggttcatggtcaactggtaATAGCACATTTGCAAAAGGGTCATGCTTCTTGTGGGGATACACAAATATCTTTAGGCTTTTATTCATTTCCTTGTATTCTTTCTTGAACAAATCCTTGTCATGAAGCACATCATTGTTCCGGACCAGTTTCTctgaaactcaaaaaaaaaaaatatgtttatgctATAGTATATATAATTAGTATGTCCATTTTGATGGAAGCCTATCTATTGTGATGGTGAAGGCCTACTATCTAAATATATTATTAGTATAGAATTACATATCATCATAGTTACTCTAGTTGAAAATTTGTCTTTAATTTCTTTCTGATCGAGACgtgctatttttttatttttaggaagaTTCAACTTCTCTAACCAAAGTATGACGAACCATTATAAAACAATGGGGTGATATTTTTAATATTGTGTAGGAAAAAAGTAtgaaactaatttataaaatattctaAAACAACGAAACACATAAAACTAACTCATTGTCATCCTATACTCTCTTCCCCCGAGTAAATGCTCGAAAGGCCTACAAATCTCAAATTCAGTTTGAATTGATGTACAATTCTGAAAAGATTCACAAAATCGATCGAAAACAATAACCTGAACCAAAAAGATGTTGGATTATCGGTAATGGATTATTGGTATAGCAATTTCGGTAATGGTTTTGATATTCTTATAATGAGTTATCAGTTCTCATTGGTTGGAGGCTTTTTCTTAACGGGTCAAccgataaatcaatacaaaatctataaattatatttttaccattTAGTAAATAAAGTACTTGATTAAGGTTTTAGTTCATACTTTCATTTCTAATTATCTCATACTCCCGGCTATTCTAAAAGGTGTCGGTGTTTGCTTTCAAGCAAGATGCAATCTATCAACTCATATTCATGGTTTATTTTGTTTGTCATCTTGTTTCTAAGTGATTTCCCATGATTTTTTGTGAAATCTAAACAATTAAATCGATAACGATCAATAATTGATATATGGATAATTAATATCCAATATCTTAATGGTTCTACAATGGTTTGGTGTATATAGAAATCAATAACTAGGAAGTCAAACcgataaacatcaaaataaaattgaaccgACTAATATGCAACCCAAATTTGATGTGACAGTTATTGGTCAAAAAAGTTaagaaatagaattttttttttaaaacttatacATTAAAACAGGAcaaatgttatgaaatataaagcagagaaaagaagaatgaaaagagaagagagagtgattcttatttctctttagaagtcaattacaatgaaggaaaatccctttatttatagaaaaaaaaataattttatcccAAAAGTTGGAGTTTCTAACTTTTTGataaatagatattcactatatatggtaatacacTTATAGTACTCCCCCTTGAatatctaattgatagataacGTGTCTCTTTAAAACCTTACAAAAAATCCACTGAAAAAAACtgttgaaggaaaaagagtacacatctctaataatacgcatataggttgcctcattaaaaactttacaagaaaaattcagtgGAACAAaatctcgtaaggaaaaaagagtacagcgtgTATTAACTCCTCCTAATGAGAACACCCTTAAACCTTTACATTCCAattttgtgcaccatcttcttgaagttacagttggaagagacttggtgaataaattagtcacattgtcactttaaaaaaatctgttgcatgttaatattacCATTCTTTTAGAtttcatgtgtatagaaaagttttggcGAAATGTGTTTCGTTTTATCTCCTTTTAAGAATCTTTATttaagttgtgttatgcatgctacATTATCTTCAAATgaaattgtgggtactttgtcacatttcaaaccacatttttctcaaataagatgtatcatAGACCTCAACTACATGCACTCTCTACTTTTTTCATAAATAGTTATACTCTCAGCATGGTTCGGTGAGGTGGCTACCATAAACTACTTAGTaaatctccaagatatggcagtatcctaACATATGAACACAAAGCTTGTTTGAGACTGAGATTTATATAGGTCAGATAAATGCCAAGCATTATCATACCCAACAAGATCGGGACTGTAATCTTTAGAACAAAATAAGTTCCTATCAGTAGTTCCTTTTAGGTACCGTTATAAGTATTTGATctcattccaatgtctcctagtaggagaagAATTATACCTTGCTAGAAAATTAACCGAAATGGCTATAACAGGCCTTGTAGTAATTCAAAGATATATTAATGCATCAATCaaactaagatatggtacttcataaccaattcaattcggtatatttcttatttaagcaaataatctattacttttgaaaactctccaagagtttcaataattttcaagttataaatttataaaatataaggattataagtATGTTTTTTAGAAACTtctatatgcttcaaacattttgaatctctaaaaagttttcatataaattttgtcaagtaacaatattcagcatgtcatgtgtgacatcttcaagcgtctagactgcaaatcaaataagttttattctTGCAaagatgcatcatttcatgtcacttgacAAATGTTTCTAAGCCActatgcttaaataaatgtagaatttagatcctcataaacttttacaatattgtgtcaatattgtatcaacgatattatcgatgatatatcattttgtactGATTTACAATGTgatataatattttgagatcttatcactttattatttttaggtacctgaacctttcataagatttcatgaagtgttatataTTATAGGCTTTTCAAGAGCACAATGCCTTCTTTATTATGATCAATTGCTCCATATCctttttcaagaattttacatCTAATTGAAACATTTACAggtaaatataatattaatttttggaTTAGTAAATGCTCCTAGCATttgaacttgaattatttttttaatgaggatcatattgatgataattcACAATATATTTCTTAGTTGTTTATTATCTCCCCCATGTTAGAAACCTAGCATAAATCTCAATTTACTTTTgagaattcatctttgtgcatcattgCATATCCATTAGTCATATACTGCACATGaaaattattagataaaataattgatttctgacattgaaccaattgagagggaggaattaatcttaattttttatCTAATGCAAACAAGTGTTAttatatgcaatatatcatacttCAGACCAACTCATGAAGCTTAGTTCTCATAAGCAATGATTTAGCTAATTTTCTGAAGGCATTTAACATCAAATCAACTTGGATATTTATCAATCTGAAAATAATGctctgaactcaattttattgagcaaacaactttatgaatgccaaattgcaggttgacaataaatgtaaaTGTGATCGTCTTATTGGTgaatcttttcaacatatcacatgataggtgaatgtGTCCTTATTCACCTTTAATATTTTTCAGAATTTAAGGGATCTAActccaatattagttggtccaaccaatttgtcatgagaacaagcgacataaacaattcttgaagaatcttcgaATTCTTTAATACATgcctaatactcaatatgcacattttggaaatgtcacaatcgttcatgccAGCTTaagaacttttatactagtaaactccaagcttaccatgacatgtgcttttatctttagtaaatt comes from Capsicum annuum cultivar UCD-10X-F1 chromosome 2, UCD10Xv1.1, whole genome shotgun sequence and encodes:
- the LOC107857559 gene encoding probable glycosyltransferase At5g03795 — its product is MAVSSLWNRGSLIKPLIVALITSTLITFYIFSTSRLLLQHPPHQTWNHNLDSSAKLRVFVVDRHNKPKQDDESVTLLLANTSSSLPFPQPFPFAKAHLQQYTHQLEKLVRNNDVLHDKDLFKKEYKEMNKSLKIFVYPHKKHDPFANVLLPVDHEPTGNYASESYFKKALYKSHFITNDPKEADLFYLPFSIASLRNDKRVGVGGIQDFVKKYVVEISEKYPYWNRSGGADHFYVACHSVGRSAMEKAIHVKLNSIQVVCSSSYYLSGYVPHKDASIPQIWPRKGATTINGPSLRKKLAFFAGAMNSRVRENLVETWKNDSEIIVHRGRMKTPYSEALLGSKYCIHAKGFEINTARVSDAIYYGCVPVILADHYDLPFADILNWKSFSVIVSSLDIPKLKQILEEIEYDHYVKLQQNVMQVQKHFQWNTFSKDFDVFYMIMYELWIRRSHLRQIY